The following proteins come from a genomic window of Phormidium ambiguum IAM M-71:
- a CDS encoding protein phosphatase 2C domain-containing protein: MGDTAQIICFNLNCQAPNPETHRFCQQCRTPLPKRYLWVVGTGVDVLKPGKLIGERFLVKQERILLDTQPGMPLPYTEEITDWILPYLRLFPYQLHIPQVYGKLPPHKKGKYKDIWLLEQAPISVIPNQKLEKSPSLVLSPELTKVWQDATAMRQLNWLWQIANLWQPLESEGVAASLLYSDLLRVEGQLVRLLELQTSPEETSLRQLGNFWWQLVPKAKPEIDQSLEQICQLMMTKELVNSEDLIAELDKVLQVVSRSQTCSYQIITLTDTGPTRQRNEDACYPPPSQLGLKRGDNYDSPSPTVIVCDGIGGHEGGNVASNLAIETVQQWLDKFPQNLDSHHFDLVTQLENSVLEANDRISQRNDHEGRSERQRMGTTLVMAKGYASEIYITHVGDSRAYWITRTGCHQVTLDDDIASREVRLGYSLYRESLQQVGTGALVQALGMSSSHHLRPTVQRFIIDEDCIFLLCSDGLSDNDRVEQNWDKQLLPVLEKTVSLSAAATKLIEIANSQNGHDNVTVGLVYYQVKQNLPPETQKLETKEPETIVNSSAIKPTKNNQFSQLKTPLLVTKHNQPRLLPLLLGITFLLGLGGFLAYLWVPAIGYRVDTLLSQIKHQQSTTTSTTKPTNNPKPASSWSPGTLVQVIIPPSSTTQKQKTLWLRKSSQSPQNKSIVASIPNNSILEIERKDLRDRERWLLVKGCSISQLPKISNPNQKPSQAVPPTFPVIKPGEQGWIEQRELEPYIQEYFPSSSTKLAGCSSQSENKD; encoded by the coding sequence ATGGGAGATACAGCACAAATTATTTGCTTTAATTTAAACTGTCAGGCTCCCAATCCAGAGACTCACAGATTTTGCCAACAATGTCGCACTCCTTTACCAAAGCGTTATTTGTGGGTAGTGGGAACAGGAGTAGATGTTTTAAAGCCGGGAAAGTTAATCGGGGAACGTTTTTTAGTCAAACAAGAACGAATTCTTCTCGATACTCAACCTGGTATGCCTTTACCATATACAGAAGAAATTACTGATTGGATTTTACCTTACTTGCGATTATTCCCTTATCAGTTACATATTCCTCAAGTTTATGGAAAACTACCACCGCATAAGAAAGGGAAGTATAAGGATATTTGGTTATTAGAACAAGCTCCTATTAGTGTTATACCTAATCAAAAGTTAGAAAAGTCACCTAGTTTAGTTTTATCACCAGAGTTAACTAAAGTTTGGCAAGATGCTACAGCAATGCGTCAATTAAATTGGTTGTGGCAAATAGCTAATTTGTGGCAACCTTTGGAAAGTGAGGGGGTAGCTGCTAGTTTATTGTATTCAGATTTATTACGGGTAGAAGGTCAGTTAGTGAGGTTATTAGAATTACAAACTTCACCAGAGGAAACAAGTTTAAGGCAATTAGGAAATTTTTGGTGGCAATTAGTACCTAAAGCTAAACCGGAAATTGACCAATCTCTCGAACAAATTTGTCAACTAATGATGACAAAAGAGTTAGTGAACAGTGAAGATTTAATCGCTGAATTAGACAAAGTTTTACAGGTAGTTAGCCGATCGCAAACTTGCTCGTATCAAATTATTACCTTAACTGATACAGGGCCGACTAGACAACGCAATGAGGATGCTTGTTATCCGCCACCGTCACAGCTAGGTTTAAAACGAGGCGATAATTACGACAGTCCATCTCCTACGGTAATTGTCTGTGATGGAATTGGCGGACATGAAGGAGGAAATGTTGCTTCTAATTTAGCAATTGAAACAGTGCAACAATGGTTAGATAAATTTCCCCAAAATTTAGATAGTCATCATTTTGATTTAGTCACTCAATTAGAAAATTCCGTTCTAGAAGCCAACGATCGCATTAGCCAACGCAACGATCACGAAGGGCGATCGGAAAGGCAAAGAATGGGAACTACTTTAGTAATGGCAAAAGGCTACGCATCTGAAATTTATATTACTCATGTTGGCGATAGTCGCGCTTACTGGATTACCCGCACAGGTTGTCATCAAGTTACTTTAGATGATGACATTGCATCACGAGAAGTGCGCTTAGGTTATTCACTTTATCGGGAAAGTTTACAACAGGTAGGAACAGGTGCTTTAGTGCAAGCATTGGGGATGAGTTCTTCTCATCATCTTCGTCCCACAGTGCAACGTTTTATTATTGATGAAGATTGTATTTTTCTACTTTGTTCCGATGGACTTAGCGATAACGATCGCGTAGAACAAAATTGGGACAAACAACTTCTTCCCGTCTTAGAAAAAACAGTCAGTTTATCCGCAGCAGCAACTAAACTAATTGAAATAGCTAACTCTCAAAACGGTCACGATAATGTTACTGTCGGTTTAGTTTACTACCAAGTAAAACAAAATTTGCCCCCAGAAACACAAAAGTTAGAAACCAAAGAACCAGAAACAATAGTTAATTCCTCAGCCATAAAACCAACCAAGAACAATCAATTTTCCCAACTGAAAACACCTTTATTAGTAACGAAACATAATCAGCCACGCTTATTACCACTTTTGCTGGGAATCACTTTTTTGTTAGGCTTGGGTGGATTTCTCGCTTACCTTTGGGTTCCGGCTATAGGTTATCGAGTAGATACATTACTAAGTCAAATTAAGCACCAACAGTCAACTACAACCTCTACTACTAAACCTACTAATAATCCAAAGCCTGCTAGTTCTTGGAGTCCCGGAACCTTAGTGCAAGTAATAATTCCGCCATCCTCAACTACCCAAAAACAGAAAACTCTATGGTTGCGGAAAAGTTCTCAATCTCCGCAAAATAAATCAATAGTCGCTAGTATCCCGAACAATAGTATTCTAGAGATTGAACGGAAAGACTTACGAGATCGAGAACGCTGGTTGTTAGTGAAAGGTTGCTCTATTTCCCAACTACCCAAAATTAGCAATCCCAACCAAAAACCAAGTCAAGCAGTTCCTCCTACATTTCCGGTGATTAAGCCTGGAGAACAAGGGTGGATCGAACAGAGAGAACTCGAACCTTATATTCAGGAATATTTTCCCTCTTCATCAACCAAATTGGCAGGGTGTTCTTCTCAAAGCGAGAATAAAGATTAA
- the aat gene encoding leucyl/phenylalanyl-tRNA--protein transferase produces MQIEINGIIEGYAQGFFLMADETGYLNWYSSRKRALIPLDDRFRYPKSLRRIINQERFQVAINRDFLAVVEGCARRETTWISPELKRIYEALYHAGWAYSFETWQDDRLAGGILGLAIGGAFIGESMFYEIPEGSKVAMVKLVEHLRSRQFLCFDAQMNNPHLERFGAFLVTEKEYQVLLKKALKHRGSFI; encoded by the coding sequence ATGCAAATTGAAATTAATGGGATCATCGAGGGATATGCACAAGGTTTCTTTTTAATGGCTGATGAAACTGGTTATTTAAACTGGTATTCTAGCCGGAAACGTGCTTTGATCCCTTTGGACGATCGCTTTCGTTACCCAAAATCCTTACGTCGGATAATTAATCAAGAACGATTTCAAGTTGCCATAAATCGAGATTTTCTGGCAGTAGTCGAAGGTTGTGCCCGCCGAGAAACAACTTGGATTTCTCCCGAATTAAAGCGAATTTATGAAGCACTTTACCACGCTGGATGGGCTTATAGCTTTGAAACTTGGCAAGACGATCGATTAGCCGGAGGAATTTTAGGACTGGCTATTGGTGGTGCTTTTATTGGTGAGTCAATGTTTTATGAAATTCCTGAAGGCTCAAAAGTCGCAATGGTAAAATTAGTAGAACATTTGCGATCGCGTCAATTTCTTTGTTTTGATGCTCAAATGAATAACCCTCATTTAGAACGTTTTGGTGCCTTTTTAGTCACAGAAAAAGAGTATCAAGTTTTACTAAAAAAAGCCCTTAAACATCGCGGTTCTTTTATTTGA
- the def gene encoding peptide deformylase encodes MTSEVLVEKKKLEQPPLEIHTLGDRVLRQPAKRIAKVDAEIRQLVREMLQTMYSADGIGLAAPQVAINKQLIVIDCEPDNPANQPLVLINPVIKAASREICVAQEGCLSIPQVYLDVKRPEAIEVSFKDEYGRPRTLSANGLLARAIQHEMDHLNGVLFVDRVENGLALNQELKKHGFSTQAVKPVA; translated from the coding sequence ATGACATCTGAGGTTTTAGTCGAAAAGAAAAAGTTAGAACAGCCGCCGTTGGAAATTCATACTTTAGGCGATCGCGTTTTGCGTCAACCCGCAAAGCGCATCGCCAAAGTAGATGCGGAGATTCGCCAGTTAGTGCGGGAAATGCTGCAAACGATGTACAGTGCTGATGGCATTGGTTTGGCAGCACCTCAAGTAGCAATTAACAAACAGTTAATTGTGATTGATTGTGAACCTGATAATCCAGCTAATCAGCCTTTAGTGTTGATTAATCCCGTTATCAAAGCTGCTAGTCGAGAAATTTGTGTCGCTCAAGAAGGTTGTTTGAGTATCCCGCAAGTTTACTTGGATGTGAAACGACCAGAAGCGATCGAAGTTAGTTTTAAAGACGAATATGGTCGTCCGCGAACACTCTCCGCAAACGGCTTATTAGCACGCGCCATTCAACATGAAATGGATCATCTAAATGGTGTTTTGTTTGTCGATCGAGTAGAAAATGGTTTAGCTTTAAACCAAGAGTTGAAAAAACACGGCTTTTCCACTCAAGCTGTGAAGCCAGTAGCATAA
- a CDS encoding Calx-beta domain-containing protein translates to MATIIGTPGSDFLVGTKDPDLILGLAGNDLALGLEAGDSIYGNQGQDILLGGPQNDLINGNEGNDLVNGNEDNDTVYGGMGNDQVRGGQDNDLMFGDIGNDSVFGDLDNDTMFGGVGFDLLDGNAGNDVINGNEDNDTVFGSEGNDLLYGGQQNDLLVGDPGLDSIFGNLGNDTAYGGEDDDYINGNEGDDFLSGNDGFDTVYGGQNNDSIFGGKDNDLLSGDKGSDTIFGNLGTDSILGGEDADFLNGNEDRDTVFGGQGNDSIFGGEDDDVLYGDKGNDSVFGNLGNDSVFGGTGTDFLNGNEGDDTLNGNEENDTVYGGQGNDIVRGGMGNDSLFGDKGNDTIYGDLGADTLTGNSGDPGTQDIFVVGLSGNQTMKTTGGQTIADADVITDWDRCIDKISLTGGLSFDDIVLEEGTGANAGSTIISVSKDFKGDGAGEYLVIVKGINLNQIDGTSIIDSNGKIGPARPIIVASDDVAVEPITTPNGILTNNGEFTIFVPCNATSDLPITYTVESDNGTATPDDDYIALSGVAIIAKGTNKVTIPVVPVADNITEGPETVTVTLDPEGPGFESGEPQTATVTIFDAVVTDKPLVFVTAPDPTTTEGGNQPGTFQFARTGGDITKDLVINFTVSGTATAPGKTNPDYSVAMPSGGTFSTTTGTITIAAGKTVSDLITITPTDDSINEPTETIVMSVAQKADYFVGSQSFATVNILDNDALQNTPVNARRVRRYDQGRNFEADFDTLKDALATATENDIIVAQAGTYEETSPLIINQSLTIRGPNAGLSPSTGLIAAPAVVSATSNQPVFTIAPGKNVTIEGLTIKMGGDNSNAIRYQSDPTNPNNNVVIRQNEFIGTGPATGGVIFVDFQNADGSSAQIIDNLIRDVVPQGNGPVSGIQAFRVGVATITNNLVANVKGPGILADTTKAGTEIISNKVSDTGQQGIQLAGGSATIANNDITNVNLSNETDRGGIRLRGSEISGTDIETADIFSNVITNSFNGIAVRDGANLGGTITVNRNNFIGNQNAGFYHGGTGAIDATDNWWDNATGPVVGGTGPNGIQGSGSGDVTFNPFATTPF, encoded by the coding sequence ATGGCAACAATAATCGGTACTCCTGGTAGCGACTTTCTAGTAGGCACAAAAGACCCAGATCTAATACTTGGCTTAGCAGGTAATGATTTAGCACTAGGATTAGAAGCTGGAGATTCCATATATGGTAATCAAGGTCAAGATATCCTCTTAGGTGGCCCACAAAATGACTTAATTAACGGCAATGAAGGCAACGACCTAGTTAATGGTAATGAAGACAACGACACCGTTTACGGTGGCATGGGAAACGATCAAGTACGGGGAGGTCAAGACAACGACCTCATGTTCGGAGACATCGGAAACGACTCCGTATTCGGTGACTTAGACAATGACACCATGTTTGGTGGTGTCGGATTTGATTTACTAGACGGCAACGCAGGTAACGATGTCATCAACGGCAACGAAGACAACGACACCGTTTTTGGCAGTGAAGGCAACGATTTACTCTACGGCGGACAACAAAATGACCTCTTAGTTGGCGACCCTGGACTAGACAGCATATTTGGTAACTTAGGGAACGACACTGCTTATGGCGGCGAAGATGACGACTACATTAACGGTAATGAAGGCGATGATTTCCTCAGCGGTAATGATGGCTTTGATACCGTATATGGTGGTCAAAACAATGACAGCATTTTCGGCGGCAAAGACAACGACCTTCTCTCTGGCGACAAAGGTAGCGACACAATCTTTGGTAACTTAGGCACAGACAGTATTTTAGGCGGTGAAGATGCCGACTTCCTCAACGGTAATGAAGATAGAGACACCGTTTTTGGCGGTCAAGGAAATGACAGCATTTTTGGTGGCGAAGACGACGACGTACTTTACGGCGATAAAGGCAACGATTCTGTATTTGGTAACTTAGGCAACGACTCTGTATTTGGCGGTACAGGTACAGATTTCCTCAACGGAAACGAAGGCGACGATACCCTAAATGGTAATGAGGAAAACGACACCGTTTATGGTGGACAAGGTAACGACATTGTTAGGGGAGGAATGGGTAATGACTCCCTATTTGGTGACAAAGGTAATGACACTATTTATGGTGACTTAGGTGCAGATACACTGACAGGTAACAGTGGCGACCCAGGTACTCAAGATATATTTGTGGTTGGGTTGTCTGGCAACCAAACGATGAAAACAACAGGTGGTCAGACTATTGCAGATGCCGATGTAATTACTGACTGGGATAGATGTATAGATAAAATTTCCCTCACAGGTGGGTTGAGTTTCGATGATATAGTTCTGGAGGAAGGTACAGGCGCAAATGCAGGCAGCACTATTATTTCAGTTTCTAAAGATTTTAAAGGTGATGGTGCTGGCGAGTATTTAGTCATCGTTAAGGGAATTAACTTAAACCAAATAGATGGCACATCAATTATCGATAGTAATGGTAAGATCGGCCCTGCTAGACCAATTATTGTTGCTAGTGATGATGTAGCAGTTGAACCAATCACTACACCCAATGGGATTCTCACAAACAACGGCGAATTTACGATCTTTGTTCCCTGCAACGCAACAAGTGATTTACCAATTACCTACACAGTTGAAAGTGATAATGGCACAGCGACTCCAGATGATGACTATATAGCTTTAAGCGGTGTTGCCATTATTGCTAAAGGGACTAACAAAGTAACTATTCCGGTAGTTCCAGTGGCAGATAATATTACCGAAGGACCAGAAACAGTTACAGTTACTTTAGATCCTGAAGGCCCTGGGTTTGAGTCTGGAGAACCTCAAACTGCCACAGTCACAATATTTGATGCGGTAGTCACCGATAAACCTTTAGTTTTTGTGACTGCGCCCGACCCCACTACTACTGAGGGAGGTAATCAACCAGGTACATTCCAGTTTGCCCGTACTGGGGGTGATATTACTAAAGATTTAGTGATTAATTTCACTGTTTCCGGTACAGCTACTGCTCCTGGTAAAACCAATCCTGATTACAGCGTAGCTATGCCATCAGGCGGAACCTTCAGTACCACTACTGGTACGATTACGATCGCCGCAGGCAAAACTGTTTCTGATTTGATTACCATTACGCCTACAGACGATTCAATTAATGAACCAACAGAAACGATCGTCATGTCAGTAGCGCAAAAAGCTGATTACTTTGTCGGCTCACAAAGTTTTGCTACTGTTAACATTCTGGACAATGATGCCCTACAGAATACTCCCGTAAATGCCAGAAGAGTTCGTCGCTACGATCAAGGCAGAAACTTTGAAGCGGATTTCGATACCTTGAAAGACGCTTTAGCTACTGCTACTGAAAATGACATTATTGTGGCGCAGGCAGGAACTTACGAGGAAACAAGTCCATTAATCATTAATCAATCTCTAACCATTAGAGGGCCAAATGCAGGTTTAAGTCCTTCTACTGGTTTGATAGCTGCTCCGGCTGTTGTCAGCGCCACCTCCAATCAACCAGTTTTTACGATCGCTCCTGGCAAAAATGTCACGATCGAAGGTTTGACAATTAAAATGGGTGGTGACAATTCCAACGCCATTCGCTACCAAAGCGATCCTACTAATCCCAACAATAATGTTGTAATTCGGCAAAACGAGTTTATTGGTACAGGTCCAGCTACAGGTGGAGTAATCTTCGTAGACTTTCAAAATGCAGATGGTTCTTCAGCACAAATTATAGATAACCTGATTCGTGATGTGGTGCCACAGGGTAATGGCCCTGTTAGTGGTATTCAGGCATTTAGAGTTGGTGTGGCGACAATTACCAATAACTTGGTAGCTAACGTCAAAGGCCCTGGAATTCTTGCTGATACTACTAAAGCTGGTACTGAAATCATATCCAATAAAGTCAGCGATACTGGTCAACAGGGTATTCAGTTAGCAGGTGGTAGTGCCACGATCGCTAATAATGACATCACTAATGTCAATCTCTCTAATGAGACAGATCGAGGCGGTATCCGACTCAGAGGATCGGAAATTTCAGGGACGGATATCGAAACCGCAGATATATTCAGTAACGTGATTACTAACTCGTTTAACGGTATAGCGGTTAGAGATGGAGCCAACCTGGGAGGCACGATTACAGTTAACAGAAACAATTTCATTGGCAATCAGAATGCTGGTTTCTATCATGGTGGTACTGGTGCGATCGATGCCACAGATAACTGGTGGGATAACGCCACCGGGCCAGTTGTCGGAGGTACAGGGCCAAATGGTATCCAAGGGTCTGGTTCTGGTGATGTCACCTTTAACCCATTTGCTACTACTCCCTTCTAA
- the nth gene encoding endonuclease III — translation MGTTVTSVSITRKRASKQQRALEILIRLKRLYPNATCTLNYETPVQLLVATILSAQCTDERVNQVTPELFRRFPDAKAIANADLSELESLVRSTGFYRNKAKNIQGACRMIVEKYHGQVPKLMEELLELPGVARKTANVVSAHAYGIYHGVTVDTHVKRLSNRLGLTEHQDPIRIERDLMILLPQPDWENWSIRLIYHGRAICTARKPACHTCALADLCPSAIVGT, via the coding sequence ATGGGTACAACAGTTACTTCAGTGAGCATTACTCGTAAAAGAGCTAGTAAACAGCAAAGAGCGTTGGAGATTTTGATTCGTTTAAAGCGACTTTATCCCAACGCCACTTGCACGCTTAATTATGAAACTCCCGTACAATTGCTGGTGGCGACGATTCTTTCGGCGCAATGTACTGATGAGCGTGTTAATCAAGTAACGCCAGAATTGTTTCGTCGTTTTCCTGATGCGAAAGCGATCGCCAACGCTGACCTTAGCGAGTTAGAATCTCTGGTACGTTCCACAGGCTTTTATCGCAACAAAGCGAAAAATATCCAAGGTGCTTGTCGCATGATAGTCGAAAAATATCATGGTCAAGTACCAAAACTCATGGAGGAATTGCTGGAATTACCCGGAGTAGCCCGAAAAACCGCTAATGTAGTTTCAGCACACGCTTACGGCATTTATCACGGCGTAACCGTAGATACCCATGTGAAACGCCTAAGTAATAGATTAGGTTTAACTGAACATCAAGACCCAATTCGCATTGAACGAGATTTAATGATCCTTTTACCCCAACCTGATTGGGAAAATTGGTCAATTCGCTTAATCTATCACGGTCGCGCTATCTGTACCGCTAGAAAACCTGCCTGTCACACCTGCGCTTTAGCCGATCTCTGTCCCTCTGCTATTGTGGGGACTTAG
- the rpsN gene encoding 30S ribosomal protein S14, translated as MAKKSMIEREKKRQKLVEKYAEKRENLLDQFASATTQQEKLAIHRQIQQLPRNSAPTRLRNRCWVTGRPRGYYRDFGLSRHVLREWAHQGLLPGVVKSSW; from the coding sequence ATGGCTAAAAAGAGCATGATTGAGCGCGAGAAAAAGCGCCAGAAGTTGGTAGAAAAGTACGCAGAGAAGCGGGAAAATTTACTGGATCAGTTTGCTAGTGCGACTACCCAACAAGAAAAGTTAGCAATTCATCGCCAAATTCAACAATTACCTCGCAATAGTGCGCCTACTCGTTTGCGGAATCGTTGCTGGGTAACTGGTCGTCCTAGAGGATATTATCGTGATTTTGGTCTGTCTCGCCACGTTTTACGGGAATGGGCGCACCAAGGGTTACTCCCTGGTGTTGTGAAGTCTAGCTGGTAG
- a CDS encoding DUF3598 family protein, with translation MKSQWECLLENLGEWRGSFTRFSPAIELLADTPTIVSLEGLNNNQAIRQKIQKFSSTGEVSEQVLEYSSLGRSVLFFENGAFSQGSIQIAPFSEFGAELGLIDGNLRLRLVQLFNKNSELESITLIRETLASSQPREIPDLTVEQLLGEWVGEAVTIYPDWRSPDTYPTHLKIYRNESGELVQQLSFANRNIESIAKIQGSILCFEQSPQRVQVLLLPNGASASCPAKISFGQNFFLEVGWLYLPNQRQRLIRSYNEKGEWVSLTLVKEKRVQA, from the coding sequence ATGAAATCTCAATGGGAATGTTTATTAGAAAATTTGGGAGAATGGCGAGGTTCGTTTACTCGGTTTTCACCTGCGATCGAATTATTGGCAGATACGCCTACGATAGTTTCATTGGAGGGGTTAAATAATAATCAGGCTATTCGCCAAAAGATTCAGAAGTTTTCATCTACAGGAGAAGTGTCAGAACAAGTTTTAGAATATAGTTCTTTGGGACGGAGTGTTTTATTTTTTGAAAATGGGGCTTTTTCTCAAGGTTCAATACAAATTGCGCCTTTTTCGGAGTTTGGCGCAGAGTTAGGATTGATTGATGGAAACTTGCGTTTACGCTTGGTGCAGTTATTTAATAAGAATAGTGAATTAGAGTCTATTACCCTAATTCGAGAAACTTTAGCTAGTAGTCAACCGCGAGAAATTCCTGATTTAACTGTAGAACAGTTGTTGGGAGAATGGGTAGGTGAAGCAGTTACAATATATCCTGATTGGCGATCGCCAGATACCTATCCTACTCACTTGAAAATTTATCGTAATGAATCGGGTGAATTAGTCCAACAGCTAAGTTTTGCCAATCGCAATATTGAATCAATTGCAAAAATTCAGGGATCGATTCTTTGTTTTGAGCAAAGTCCGCAAAGAGTACAAGTACTATTATTACCTAATGGTGCTTCGGCTAGTTGTCCTGCTAAAATTTCATTCGGACAAAACTTTTTTTTAGAAGTAGGTTGGTTATATTTACCTAATCAAAGGCAAAGATTAATTCGTAGTTATAATGAAAAAGGAGAATGGGTAAGTTTGACATTAGTAAAAGAGAAGAGAGTACAAGCATAA
- a CDS encoding CHAT domain-containing protein has protein sequence MLPTKSLCLNISIDRLHQVPGKAEHFAVWVWNAPYPGGHVHHDCILPESLTQTWLVWQDMFSPFSWSQSPKMPAHQLAIAPTMVVLPESSNKSGATYSGHLMQQLGIDLWKWLFDGPIQNSLERSQGIAIGIGPTQALRLRLEIRDPDLILMPWEIMQPQIGKQAISLSQQLLFSRTTSDVAPLPPLKTEQTLNILLVLGEDPAKQNSSSSSLKLEQEAKLLASVLENSVLNHVNAVGTFVPCQVDTLIMPTPAELIYALENGNYNILFYAGHGAPAPNGGLLFLRPGVTMNGTELAQVLTRCRVTLAVFNSCWGAQSARIDNKAIGRSSLAEVLIHHGVPAVLAMRDAIADREAMSFIEAFARALAERKSIDQAVAIARQQLLTLYKFNQPAWTLPVLYIHPEFDGQLLEVIPDITELPPDSPTSVGRPRLNAYLRPVGFSANMYHINSGLLRIGRAQKNDLVIEEKWVSQTHAEIICRCTSLNPHPHANEPNYFLRDFSRFGTLVSGPDGVQKVHHEQVTLKSGMELKFGSSKGQTWEFVIGS, from the coding sequence ATGTTGCCAACTAAAAGCCTTTGTCTCAACATTTCTATAGACCGACTGCATCAAGTACCTGGTAAGGCAGAACATTTCGCCGTTTGGGTTTGGAATGCACCCTATCCTGGTGGGCACGTCCATCATGATTGTATTTTGCCTGAATCTTTAACCCAAACTTGGTTAGTTTGGCAGGATATGTTCTCTCCTTTTAGTTGGTCGCAGTCTCCAAAAATGCCAGCGCATCAGTTAGCGATCGCACCAACTATGGTAGTTTTACCAGAAAGTTCTAACAAATCAGGTGCCACCTACAGCGGTCATCTGATGCAACAGTTGGGAATAGACCTGTGGAAGTGGTTGTTTGATGGGCCAATTCAAAATAGTTTGGAACGCAGTCAAGGAATTGCCATTGGCATTGGGCCAACTCAAGCTTTGCGGTTACGTTTAGAAATTCGTGACCCAGATTTAATTCTCATGCCTTGGGAAATCATGCAGCCACAAATAGGCAAGCAAGCAATTTCTTTAAGTCAACAATTACTTTTTAGTCGCACTACCAGTGATGTTGCGCCTTTACCCCCGCTGAAAACTGAGCAAACTTTAAATATTCTATTAGTTTTAGGAGAAGATCCAGCTAAGCAAAATTCTAGTAGTAGTTCTTTAAAGTTAGAACAGGAAGCTAAGTTACTAGCTTCGGTTTTAGAGAATAGTGTATTGAATCATGTTAATGCAGTGGGAACTTTTGTTCCTTGCCAGGTGGATACACTGATTATGCCTACCCCAGCAGAGTTAATTTACGCTCTGGAAAATGGGAATTACAATATATTGTTTTATGCTGGACATGGCGCACCAGCACCTAATGGCGGGTTGTTGTTTCTGCGTCCAGGGGTGACGATGAATGGTACGGAACTGGCGCAGGTATTAACTCGGTGTCGGGTGACATTAGCTGTGTTTAATTCTTGTTGGGGAGCGCAATCAGCTAGGATTGATAACAAAGCGATCGGGCGTAGTAGTTTGGCAGAGGTACTGATTCATCATGGTGTACCTGCGGTGTTGGCAATGCGAGATGCGATCGCCGATCGAGAAGCGATGAGTTTTATTGAAGCGTTTGCCCGTGCTTTGGCAGAAAGAAAGTCGATCGATCAAGCAGTAGCGATCGCCAGACAACAACTATTAACTCTCTACAAATTTAATCAGCCAGCTTGGACTTTACCCGTGTTGTACATCCATCCTGAATTTGATGGTCAACTATTAGAAGTTATTCCCGATATTACTGAATTACCACCAGATTCTCCCACTTCTGTAGGTCGTCCCCGCCTCAATGCTTATCTCCGTCCCGTAGGTTTTTCCGCCAATATGTATCATATCAACAGCGGCTTACTCCGCATCGGACGGGCGCAAAAAAATGACTTAGTAATTGAAGAAAAATGGGTTTCCCAAACTCATGCAGAAATTATCTGCCGCTGTACTAGTTTAAATCCTCATCCTCATGCTAACGAGCCAAATTACTTTTTGCGAGATTTCTCTCGGTTTGGTACTCTAGTGTCGGGCCCTGATGGTGTACAGAAAGTACATCACGAGCAAGTAACCCTCAAGTCAGGAATGGAACTTAAATTTGGCAGTTCTAAAGGTCAAACTTGGGAGTTTGTGATTGGCTCTTGA